From the Desulfovibrio sp. JY genome, one window contains:
- the rpsL gene encoding 30S ribosomal protein S12 produces the protein MPTINQLIRKARAQVTKRRKTPALQACPQRRGVCTRVYTTTPKKPNSALRKVARVRLTNGIEVTSYIPGEGHNLQEHSVVMIRGGRVKDLPGVRYHIIRGTLDTAGVADRRQGRSKYGAKRPK, from the coding sequence ATGCCCACGATCAACCAGCTTATTCGCAAGGCGCGGGCCCAGGTGACCAAGCGTCGCAAGACGCCCGCCCTGCAAGCCTGCCCGCAGCGACGGGGAGTGTGCACCCGTGTGTACACCACCACGCCGAAAAAGCCGAACTCGGCTTTGCGCAAGGTCGCCCGTGTGCGCCTGACCAACGGCATCGAGGTGACCTCTTACATTCCGGGCGAGGGCCACAACCTGCAGGAACACTCTGTGGTGATGATCCGGGGCGGCCGCGTCAAAGACCTTCCCGGCGTCCGGTATCATATTATTCGTGGCACGCTCGACACAGCCGGCGTTGCCGATCGTCGCCAGGGCCGTTCCAAGTACGGCGCCAAGCGGCCCAAGTAA
- a CDS encoding ABC transporter ATP-binding protein: MLLSVENLRVKYGNIEALHGISFHVNKGEIVTLIGANGAGKTTTLLSIMRLPPPEAPKVVEGDIKYAGTSILGMEPHDVVRKLHMDLSPEGRHIFGNLTVMENLVLATYARKADQDAIDRDLERVLSLFPRLSERRKQRSESLSGGEQQMLAVGRAIMTGCDFILLDEPSMGLAPLLMYEMFRTLKKLNEQGLTILLIEQNAKVALSFAHRGYVLDTGEIKTSGTAEELRRDPEVKKAYLGG; the protein is encoded by the coding sequence ATGCTGCTCTCCGTTGAAAACCTCCGGGTCAAGTATGGGAACATCGAGGCCCTGCACGGCATCTCCTTCCATGTGAACAAGGGGGAGATCGTGACCCTTATCGGGGCCAACGGCGCGGGCAAGACCACCACGCTGCTCTCCATCATGCGGCTGCCGCCCCCCGAAGCCCCCAAGGTGGTGGAAGGGGACATCAAGTACGCCGGTACGTCCATTCTGGGCATGGAGCCGCACGATGTGGTCCGAAAGCTCCACATGGACCTTTCGCCCGAGGGCCGGCACATCTTCGGCAACCTGACCGTGATGGAAAACCTGGTGCTCGCCACCTATGCCCGCAAGGCCGACCAGGACGCCATCGACCGCGACCTCGAGCGGGTGCTGTCGCTTTTCCCGCGCCTGTCCGAGCGGCGCAAGCAGCGTAGCGAATCGCTCTCCGGCGGCGAGCAGCAGATGCTGGCCGTGGGGCGGGCCATCATGACGGGCTGCGACTTCATTTTGCTCGACGAGCCCAGCATGGGGCTGGCGCCGCTTCTCATGTACGAGATGTTCCGCACGCTCAAAAAACTCAACGAGCAGGGACTCACCATCCTGCTCATCGAGCAAAACGCCAAGGTGGCGCTGTCCTTCGCCCACCGCGGCTACGTGCTGGACACCGGCGAGATCAAGACGTCGGGCACGGCCGAGGAACTGCGGCGCGACCCCGAGGTCAAAAAGGCCTACCTCGGCGGTTAG
- the rplC gene encoding 50S ribosomal protein L3, producing MAATLGILGRKLGMTRVFGDDGSIIPVTVIEAGPCPVTQVKTEEKDGYNAMQIGFDTIPERKVTKPAKGHMDKAGRGYFRTLRELRCDGPAAFELGMDVTVDIFAPGEVVKVTGTSIGKGFAGVMKRWNFKGLKKTHGTEKAHRSGGSIGNNTEPGKVMKGKHMAGHMGARTVTVSGIQVVDVRPEMNLILVKGQVPGPRNCVVLVRKQG from the coding sequence ATGGCTGCCACGCTTGGAATTCTCGGCCGTAAACTGGGCATGACCCGGGTTTTCGGCGATGATGGTTCGATCATTCCGGTCACGGTCATTGAGGCCGGACCCTGCCCCGTCACCCAGGTGAAAACCGAGGAAAAAGACGGATACAACGCCATGCAGATCGGGTTCGACACGATCCCGGAACGCAAGGTAACCAAGCCCGCCAAGGGGCATATGGACAAGGCCGGTCGCGGCTACTTCCGTACGCTTCGTGAGCTGCGCTGCGACGGCCCGGCCGCTTTCGAGCTGGGCATGGACGTCACGGTGGACATCTTCGCCCCGGGCGAGGTCGTCAAAGTGACGGGCACCTCCATCGGCAAGGGCTTCGCCGGCGTGATGAAGCGCTGGAACTTCAAGGGTCTCAAAAAGACCCATGGTACGGAGAAAGCCCACCGCTCTGGCGGTTCCATCGGCAACAACACCGAACCGGGCAAGGTCATGAAAGGCAAACACATGGCCGGCCACATGGGCGCACGCACCGTTACGGTGTCGGGCATCCAGGTCGTGGACGTGCGCCCGGAAATGAACCTGATCCTGGTCAAAGGCCAGGTCCCCGGGCCGCGCAACTGCGTGGTCCTGGTGCGCAAGCAGGGATAA
- the rpsG gene encoding 30S ribosomal protein S7 → MPRKGPVSKRSVLPDPKFGSHLVTKFINRLMYDGKRGVAEGLFYQAVDVLAEKSGEDPLKAFEKAVANVKPHMEVKPRRVGGATYQVPMEVRPERQLTLALRWLVGNARSRGEKGMAEKLSGELLDAYHNRGGAVKKKEDTHRMADANKAFAHYRW, encoded by the coding sequence ATGCCGCGTAAAGGTCCGGTTTCCAAGCGTTCGGTGCTGCCCGATCCCAAGTTCGGCAGTCACCTGGTGACCAAGTTCATCAACCGTCTGATGTACGACGGAAAGAGGGGCGTGGCCGAGGGACTTTTCTATCAGGCCGTGGACGTGCTGGCCGAGAAGTCCGGTGAAGACCCGCTCAAGGCTTTCGAGAAGGCCGTGGCCAACGTCAAGCCCCACATGGAAGTCAAACCCCGCCGGGTCGGTGGTGCCACCTATCAGGTGCCCATGGAAGTCCGGCCCGAGCGACAGCTCACCCTGGCCCTGCGCTGGCTGGTGGGCAACGCCCGGTCCCGGGGCGAGAAGGGCATGGCGGAGAAGTTGTCCGGCGAGCTGCTGGATGCCTATCATAATCGCGGCGGAGCCGTGAAAAAGAAAGAGGATACGCACCGCATGGCCGACGCTAACAAGGCGTTTGCCCATTACCGGTGGTAG
- a CDS encoding ABC transporter ATP-binding protein yields MALLDVQDMTQYFGGLCAVSEFSVSLEEGQLAALIGPNGAGKTTVFNLVSGFYKPTRGEILFKGESIKGKKPHEVTSRGIARTFQNIRLWFDMTVLDNIRIAQYHALGYGLLDCFLRTPRYMKREREIEDHAMDILTRLGLRDVVGEYPKNLPYGVQRLVEIARALSIRPSLLMLDEPAAGLNSADVEGLIKLITDIHKDFGLTIWMIEHQMDVVMSLCSWIKVIDFGATIAEGTPTDIQNNPEVIKAYLGDDTI; encoded by the coding sequence GTGGCGCTTTTGGACGTACAGGATATGACCCAGTACTTCGGCGGGCTGTGCGCCGTGTCGGAGTTTTCCGTGTCCCTGGAGGAAGGGCAGCTGGCGGCGCTTATCGGTCCCAACGGGGCCGGCAAGACCACGGTGTTCAACCTCGTCAGCGGCTTTTACAAACCCACGCGCGGCGAGATCCTCTTCAAGGGCGAATCCATCAAGGGCAAAAAACCCCATGAGGTGACGAGCAGGGGCATCGCCCGCACCTTCCAGAACATCCGGCTGTGGTTCGACATGACGGTGCTCGACAACATCCGCATCGCCCAATACCACGCGCTGGGCTACGGGCTTCTGGACTGTTTTTTGCGCACGCCGCGCTACATGAAGCGCGAACGCGAGATCGAGGATCACGCCATGGATATCCTCACCCGCCTGGGGCTGCGCGATGTGGTGGGGGAGTATCCCAAAAACCTGCCCTACGGCGTGCAGCGCCTGGTGGAGATCGCCCGGGCGCTTTCCATCCGGCCGTCTCTTTTGATGCTCGACGAACCGGCCGCCGGGCTCAACTCCGCCGACGTGGAAGGGCTCATCAAGCTCATCACGGACATCCACAAGGACTTCGGCCTGACCATCTGGATGATCGAACACCAGATGGACGTGGTCATGAGCTTGTGTTCGTGGATCAAGGTCATCGACTTCGGCGCCACCATCGCCGAAGGCACGCCGACCGACATCCAGAACAACCCCGAAGTCATCAAAGCCTACCTGGGAGACGATACAATCTGA
- the rplW gene encoding 50S ribosomal protein L23: MEYANILLRPLVSEKATMVKDAANQVVFFVHPEANKIEIARAVEKAFSVKVDSVRVVRRRPLARSRMGKVTGRIPGYKKAYVTLAQGDKIEFFEGV, encoded by the coding sequence ATGGAGTACGCTAACATCCTTTTGCGGCCCCTGGTTTCCGAAAAGGCCACGATGGTGAAGGACGCCGCCAACCAGGTGGTTTTTTTCGTCCATCCCGAGGCGAACAAGATCGAGATCGCCCGGGCCGTGGAAAAGGCTTTTTCGGTCAAGGTCGATTCCGTCCGGGTCGTTCGGCGCCGTCCGCTGGCCCGCTCGCGCATGGGCAAGGTGACGGGACGCATCCCGGGCTACAAAAAAGCCTACGTGACCCTGGCGCAGGGTGATAAAATAGAGTTCTTCGAAGGGGTTTAG
- a CDS encoding branched-chain amino acid ABC transporter permease gives MKRLSVPALLAVLFAVLVWASQTGALNIYWQSVIMFMGVNIILSSSLNIINGNMGEFSCGHAGFMAVGAYVSSVLSVALFAKSAAFGQPLLPPSLAVWFFPVILLVGGLAASVVGLLVAIPSFKTRGDYLAIITIAAAYIVKSTIENINIIGGARGFMGMGSVMNAMENTANLPWMMVWVFVGTVFSVWLIRRFIYSTFGKGVDAISQDEIAAEIMSVDTNHIKLVAFMVSCGLAGVAGGLFAHILGYVNPGSFTILKSTEIMVMVYLGGMGSLTGSVLSAILVTLLMEALRPLQIIKWVVIPLVLVLLMQFRPEGIMGRRELADVFPGLRKFYKFKG, from the coding sequence ATGAAACGTCTGTCCGTTCCCGCCCTGCTGGCCGTGCTGTTCGCCGTGCTGGTCTGGGCCTCGCAAACAGGAGCCCTCAACATCTATTGGCAGTCCGTGATCATGTTCATGGGCGTCAACATCATCCTTTCCTCGAGCCTCAACATCATAAACGGCAACATGGGCGAGTTTTCCTGCGGCCATGCCGGGTTCATGGCCGTCGGGGCCTACGTGTCCTCGGTGCTGTCCGTGGCGCTTTTCGCCAAGTCGGCCGCTTTCGGGCAGCCGCTTCTGCCGCCGTCGCTGGCTGTGTGGTTTTTTCCGGTGATCCTGCTCGTCGGCGGGCTGGCCGCCTCGGTCGTCGGGCTGCTCGTGGCCATCCCCTCGTTCAAGACCCGGGGCGACTACCTGGCCATCATCACCATCGCCGCCGCCTACATCGTCAAGTCCACCATCGAGAACATCAACATCATCGGCGGGGCCAGAGGCTTCATGGGCATGGGTTCGGTCATGAACGCCATGGAGAATACGGCCAACCTGCCCTGGATGATGGTCTGGGTGTTCGTCGGCACGGTCTTTTCGGTCTGGCTCATCCGCCGCTTCATCTATTCCACCTTCGGCAAGGGCGTGGACGCCATCAGCCAGGACGAGATCGCGGCCGAGATCATGAGCGTGGACACCAACCACATCAAGCTCGTGGCCTTCATGGTGTCGTGCGGCCTGGCCGGGGTCGCGGGCGGCCTGTTCGCCCACATCCTCGGCTACGTGAACCCGGGGTCGTTCACCATCCTCAAGTCCACGGAAATCATGGTCATGGTCTATCTCGGCGGCATGGGTTCGCTGACGGGCTCCGTGCTCTCGGCCATCCTCGTCACGCTGCTCATGGAGGCGCTTCGCCCCTTGCAGATCATCAAATGGGTGGTCATCCCGCTTGTGCTCGTGCTGCTCATGCAGTTTCGGCCCGAGGGCATCATGGGCCGGCGGGAACTGGCGGACGTGTTTCCGGGGCTTCGCAAATTCTACAAGTTCAAGGGGTAG
- the rplB gene encoding 50S ribosomal protein L2: protein MSIRKLKPTSPGRRFQTVSTFEEITRTEPERSLCEGLPRASGRNCYGRITSRRRGGGNKRVYRIIDFKRDKFGVPATVFSVEYDPNRSARIALLHYADGEKRYILAPVGISVGDQVSAGDGSDIKPGNALELKKIPVGTLLHNIELTPGRGGQICRAAGTYAQLVAKEGKYALLRLPSGEVRNILATCLATVGQVGNVMHENISIGKAGRNRWLGNRPKVRGVAMNPVDHPLGGGEGKSSGGRHPVTPWGKPTKGYKTRNKKKPSSKLIVKRRGQK from the coding sequence ATGTCCATCCGCAAGCTTAAGCCCACGTCGCCCGGTCGGCGGTTCCAGACGGTCTCCACCTTCGAGGAGATCACCCGGACCGAGCCCGAACGGTCCCTGTGCGAGGGACTTCCCCGCGCTTCCGGCCGCAACTGCTATGGCCGGATCACTTCGCGGCGTCGGGGCGGCGGTAACAAGCGCGTCTACCGCATCATCGACTTCAAGCGCGACAAGTTCGGCGTGCCGGCCACGGTGTTTTCCGTGGAGTATGACCCGAACCGTAGCGCCCGTATCGCGCTTTTGCATTACGCCGATGGTGAGAAGCGTTACATTTTGGCGCCGGTTGGGATTTCCGTCGGCGATCAGGTGAGCGCCGGTGACGGCTCGGACATCAAGCCCGGCAATGCGCTGGAGCTCAAGAAGATCCCGGTCGGTACCCTTTTGCACAACATCGAGCTGACCCCGGGCCGGGGTGGGCAGATCTGCCGCGCCGCCGGCACCTACGCCCAGCTCGTGGCCAAGGAGGGCAAGTATGCCCTGTTGCGTCTGCCCTCGGGCGAAGTGCGCAACATCCTGGCCACCTGCCTGGCCACCGTCGGCCAGGTCGGCAACGTGATGCACGAGAATATTTCCATCGGCAAGGCCGGGCGCAACCGCTGGCTGGGCAACCGCCCCAAGGTCCGCGGCGTGGCCATGAACCCCGTCGACCATCCGCTGGGCGGCGGCGAGGGCAAAAGTTCTGGCGGCCGCCACCCGGTCACTCCGTGGGGCAAGCCGACCAAGGGCTACAAGACCAGAAACAAGAAAAAGCCCTCGTCCAAGCTCATCGTCAAGCGGCGCGGACAAAAGTAA
- the tuf gene encoding elongation factor Tu has translation MGKAKFERKKPHVNIGTIGHIDHGKTTLTAAITRLASLKGFGEYVPFDQIDKAPEEKERGITIATAHVEYETEKRHYAHVDCPGHADYIKNMITGAAQMDGGILVVAATDGPMPQTREHILLARQVGVPQLVVFMNKVDLVDDPELLELVELEVRELLTKYGFPGDDIPIIKGSALKALEAEGPDSPDAKPIFELLDACDTYIPEPKRDIDKPYLMPIEDVFSISGRGTVVTGRVERGIITVGDEVAIVGIKDTVKTTCTGVEMFRKILDQGQAGDNVGVLLRGVKRDDVVRGQVLAKPGTITPHRKFKGEVYVLNKEEGGRHTPFFTGYRPQFYFRTTDITGVVTLAEGVEMVMPGDNATFNVELIAPIAMEKGLRFAIREGGRTVGAGVVSEIVE, from the coding sequence ATGGGCAAGGCGAAATTCGAGCGGAAAAAGCCGCACGTAAACATCGGTACCATCGGGCACATCGACCACGGCAAGACCACGCTGACGGCCGCCATCACGCGTCTGGCCAGCCTCAAGGGCTTTGGCGAATACGTTCCTTTCGATCAGATCGACAAGGCCCCCGAGGAAAAGGAACGCGGCATCACCATTGCCACGGCCCACGTCGAGTACGAGACCGAAAAGCGGCATTACGCTCACGTCGACTGCCCCGGTCACGCCGACTACATCAAGAACATGATCACCGGCGCGGCCCAGATGGACGGCGGCATCCTGGTGGTGGCCGCAACCGACGGCCCCATGCCCCAGACCCGTGAGCACATCCTGCTCGCCCGTCAGGTCGGCGTGCCCCAGCTCGTCGTCTTCATGAACAAGGTCGACCTGGTCGACGACCCCGAACTGCTCGAACTCGTCGAGCTCGAAGTGCGCGAGCTGCTCACCAAGTACGGTTTCCCGGGCGACGACATCCCGATCATCAAGGGTTCGGCCCTGAAGGCCCTTGAGGCCGAAGGCCCGGACAGCCCGGACGCCAAGCCGATCTTCGAGCTGCTTGACGCCTGCGACACCTACATTCCCGAGCCCAAGCGCGACATTGACAAGCCGTACCTCATGCCCATCGAGGACGTGTTCTCCATCTCCGGTCGCGGCACCGTCGTCACCGGTCGTGTCGAGCGCGGCATCATCACCGTGGGCGACGAAGTGGCGATCGTCGGCATCAAGGACACGGTCAAGACCACCTGCACCGGCGTCGAAATGTTTCGTAAGATCCTCGACCAGGGCCAGGCCGGCGACAACGTCGGCGTGCTGCTGCGCGGTGTCAAACGCGACGATGTCGTGCGCGGCCAGGTTCTGGCCAAGCCCGGCACCATCACCCCGCACCGCAAGTTCAAGGGCGAGGTCTACGTTCTCAACAAGGAAGAGGGCGGCCGCCACACCCCGTTTTTCACTGGCTACCGTCCCCAGTTCTATTTCCGCACGACCGACATCACGGGCGTCGTGACCCTGGCCGAGGGCGTCGAAATGGTGATGCCCGGCGACAACGCCACGTTCAACGTGGAGCTGATCGCCCCCATCGCCATGGAGAAGGGCCTGCGCTTCGCCATTCGCGAAGGCGGCCGGACCGTCGGTGCTGGCGTCGTGTCGGAAATCGTGGAGTAA
- a CDS encoding porin family protein, with protein sequence MNARLQKILVLFMAAMLGLAVLPARSFAIGEAGTFYVTPEFGVYGTSQKQVNSIITFGASGGYFIMDGLSIGAEALAYSFDQKKEGTNYRGYEKNPWAFGANALVRFYPVHTDKAAFFIGTGIGGLFSNDRIPYYRNGGQGQYSNPTLPVDVGFSVAMTQNVAFELVGRYQRIGFDDHGLDAWGGHAGIRITF encoded by the coding sequence ATGAACGCGCGACTGCAAAAGATACTGGTGCTTTTTATGGCCGCCATGCTCGGTCTGGCGGTGCTGCCGGCCCGGTCCTTCGCCATCGGCGAAGCGGGGACGTTTTATGTGACGCCTGAATTCGGCGTCTACGGAACGAGTCAGAAGCAGGTGAACTCGATTATTACCTTCGGCGCCAGCGGCGGGTATTTCATCATGGACGGCCTGTCGATCGGCGCTGAGGCCCTGGCCTATTCGTTCGACCAGAAGAAGGAAGGCACGAATTACCGCGGCTACGAGAAGAATCCCTGGGCTTTTGGCGCCAACGCCCTGGTGCGCTTCTACCCGGTGCACACGGACAAGGCGGCCTTTTTCATCGGAACCGGTATCGGCGGCCTGTTCTCCAACGACCGCATCCCCTATTACCGCAACGGTGGTCAAGGCCAGTACAGCAACCCGACCCTGCCTGTGGACGTGGGCTTCTCCGTGGCCATGACCCAGAATGTGGCCTTCGAGCTGGTTGGACGCTACCAGCGCATCGGCTTCGACGATCACGGCCTGGACGCCTGGGGCGGTCATGCCGGAATCCGCATCACATTCTAG
- the rplD gene encoding 50S ribosomal protein L4, giving the protein MANVKLYDQGRQEIGDVELAPEVFEVEVQPELLHLVVRAQLAAKRAGTHSVKTRSTVRGGGKKPWRQKGTGRARAGSTRSPIWRGGAVVHGPQPRDYSFKVNRKVRLLALRMALSAKLGDDSLVLVDALSVPEVKTKHMAKVTTDFGLKKALIVLPASDNNLELSARNLPGIKVVREDMLNVYDVLRYEHLVMVKDAALKVQERLGHGVR; this is encoded by the coding sequence ATGGCAAACGTAAAACTCTATGACCAGGGCCGCCAGGAAATCGGCGATGTCGAGCTGGCCCCCGAGGTCTTTGAAGTCGAAGTGCAGCCCGAGTTGCTGCATCTGGTCGTGCGCGCCCAGCTCGCTGCCAAGCGCGCCGGCACGCACAGTGTCAAAACCCGCAGCACCGTCCGCGGCGGCGGCAAGAAGCCCTGGCGCCAGAAAGGCACCGGTCGTGCCCGCGCCGGCTCCACCCGCTCGCCCATCTGGCGCGGCGGCGCCGTCGTGCACGGGCCCCAGCCCCGGGACTACTCCTTCAAGGTCAACCGCAAGGTACGCCTGCTCGCCCTGCGCATGGCCCTGTCGGCCAAGCTGGGCGACGATTCCCTGGTCCTGGTGGACGCCCTTTCCGTGCCCGAGGTCAAGACCAAGCACATGGCCAAGGTGACCACGGATTTCGGACTGAAAAAAGCCTTGATTGTTCTGCCCGCTTCGGATAACAATCTCGAGCTTTCCGCCAGAAACCTTCCCGGCATCAAAGTGGTCCGGGAGGACATGCTCAACGTGTACGACGTCCTGCGCTACGAGCATCTGGTCATGGTCAAGGACGCGGCCCTGAAGGTCCAGGAGAGGCTCGGTCATGGAGTACGCTAA
- the fusA gene encoding elongation factor G yields MSKTVPIERQRNIGIMAHIDAGKTTTTERILYYTGVSHKIGEVHDGQATMDWMVQEQERGITITSAATTCYWRDHRINIIDTPGHVDFTIEVERSLRVLDGAVAVFDAVSGVEPQSETVWRQAERYRVPRMSFVNKMDRVGADFFRCVDMIRDRLGAKPVPLQIPIGSEENFQGVVDMIQGKAVYFDTESLGKEYVYKDIPAELMERYEELHQHMVESIAEEDEVLMEKYLGGEELTPEDLIAGIRKATIKLAICPVLCGSAFKNKGVQPLLDAVVDFLPSPLDIPPMQGHDPDNEEKLIECPCDVDAPLAALAFKLMSDPFIGHLTFLRLYSGRIETGMTVLNANTGKKERIGRLLKMHANKREEIKSADAGDIVAAVGMKITSTGDTLCAENRPVALESLSIPEPVIEVAIEPKTKADRDTLSQALGKLAKEDPSFRVKSDEESGQTLIAGMGELHLEIIVDRLMREFGVNANVGAPQVAYRETITKAIKNDLRYVKQTGGRGQYGHVVLEIEPKEDGGYEFVNKIVGGVIPKEYVPAVDKGIQNAMKGGVIAGFPLVDVRAKLVFGSYHEVDSSEQAFFICASQCFKEAVQKASPVLLEPIMAVEVVTPEEYMGDVMGDLNGRRGRIAKMDSRAGSQIITAHVPLSSMFGYATDLRSKSQGRATFSMQFDHYEKVPAALAEEIMKKK; encoded by the coding sequence GTGTCTAAGACTGTACCCATTGAGCGGCAACGCAATATCGGCATCATGGCCCACATCGATGCCGGAAAGACGACCACCACCGAACGTATTCTCTATTACACCGGGGTGTCGCACAAGATTGGCGAAGTCCATGATGGCCAGGCCACCATGGACTGGATGGTCCAAGAGCAGGAGCGCGGCATTACGATCACTTCCGCCGCCACCACTTGCTACTGGCGCGATCATCGCATCAACATCATCGACACGCCCGGCCACGTGGATTTTACCATCGAGGTGGAGCGGTCCTTGCGTGTCCTCGACGGGGCGGTCGCCGTGTTCGATGCCGTTTCCGGCGTCGAACCCCAGTCCGAAACGGTCTGGCGGCAGGCTGAGCGCTACCGCGTGCCCCGCATGAGCTTTGTCAACAAGATGGACCGCGTCGGCGCCGACTTCTTCCGTTGCGTCGACATGATCCGCGACCGCCTGGGCGCCAAGCCCGTGCCCCTGCAAATCCCCATCGGCTCCGAAGAGAATTTCCAGGGCGTGGTGGATATGATCCAGGGCAAGGCCGTCTATTTCGACACCGAGTCCCTCGGCAAGGAGTATGTCTACAAGGACATCCCGGCCGAGTTGATGGAGCGCTACGAAGAGCTGCATCAGCACATGGTCGAGTCCATCGCCGAAGAGGACGAGGTCCTCATGGAGAAGTATCTTGGCGGCGAGGAGCTCACCCCCGAGGACCTGATCGCCGGCATCCGCAAGGCCACCATCAAGCTGGCCATCTGTCCTGTGCTGTGCGGCTCGGCGTTCAAGAACAAGGGCGTGCAGCCCCTGCTCGACGCGGTGGTCGACTTCCTGCCTTCGCCCCTCGATATCCCGCCCATGCAGGGCCACGATCCGGACAACGAGGAAAAGCTCATCGAGTGCCCGTGCGACGTGGACGCGCCTCTTGCCGCTTTGGCCTTCAAGCTCATGAGCGACCCGTTCATCGGCCACCTGACGTTTCTGCGCCTCTACTCCGGTCGTATCGAGACCGGCATGACGGTCCTTAACGCCAACACCGGCAAGAAGGAACGCATCGGCCGTCTGCTCAAGATGCACGCCAACAAGCGTGAGGAGATCAAGTCCGCCGACGCCGGCGACATCGTGGCCGCCGTGGGCATGAAGATCACCTCCACCGGCGACACGCTGTGCGCGGAAAACCGCCCCGTGGCCCTGGAATCGCTGAGCATCCCCGAGCCCGTCATCGAGGTCGCCATCGAGCCCAAGACCAAGGCCGACCGCGACACGCTGTCCCAGGCGCTCGGCAAGCTGGCCAAGGAGGATCCGTCCTTCCGCGTCAAGTCCGACGAGGAGTCGGGCCAGACGCTCATCGCCGGCATGGGTGAGCTGCACCTGGAGATCATCGTCGACCGCCTCATGCGCGAATTCGGCGTCAACGCCAACGTCGGCGCGCCCCAGGTCGCCTACCGTGAGACCATCACCAAGGCGATCAAGAACGATCTGCGCTACGTCAAGCAGACCGGTGGCCGCGGCCAGTACGGCCATGTGGTGCTGGAAATCGAGCCCAAGGAAGACGGCGGCTACGAGTTCGTCAACAAGATCGTGGGCGGCGTCATTCCCAAGGAATATGTTCCGGCTGTTGACAAAGGCATCCAGAATGCCATGAAAGGCGGCGTGATCGCCGGCTTCCCCCTGGTGGACGTCCGGGCCAAGCTGGTCTTTGGCTCCTACCACGAAGTCGACTCCTCGGAGCAGGCGTTTTTCATCTGCGCCTCCCAGTGCTTCAAGGAGGCTGTGCAGAAAGCCTCCCCCGTGCTGCTCGAGCCGATCATGGCCGTGGAAGTGGTTACTCCGGAAGAATATATGGGCGACGTCATGGGCGACTTGAACGGCCGTCGTGGCCGCATCGCCAAGATGGACTCCCGGGCCGGCTCTCAGATCATCACCGCCCACGTGCCCCTGTCGTCCATGTTCGGGTACGCCACGGACCTGCGCTCCAAGTCGCAGGGACGGGCCACCTTCAGCATGCAGTTCGACCACTACGAGAAGGTCCCGGCCGCTTTGGCCGAGGAAATAATGAAGAAGAAATAA
- the rpsJ gene encoding 30S ribosomal protein S10, which yields MVSMQNDRIRIKLKAYDYRILDKAVAEIVDTARNTGAGVAGPIPLPTDINKVTVNRSVHVDKKSREQFEMRVHKRLLDIMEPTQQTVDALGKLSLPAGVDVEIKL from the coding sequence ATGGTTTCCATGCAAAACGATCGCATTCGCATTAAGCTTAAGGCCTACGACTACCGCATCCTGGACAAAGCGGTGGCCGAGATCGTGGATACCGCGCGCAATACCGGCGCCGGCGTTGCCGGGCCGATCCCGCTGCCCACGGATATCAACAAGGTCACGGTCAACCGCTCCGTGCACGTGGACAAGAAGTCCCGCGAGCAGTTCGAGATGCGGGTTCACAAACGTCTTTTGGACATTATGGAGCCCACGCAGCAGACGGTGGACGCGCTTGGCAAGCTGAGCCTGCCCGCCGGTGTTGACGTGGAAATCAAGCTCTAA